The following proteins are encoded in a genomic region of Mycolicibacterium rutilum:
- a CDS encoding branched-chain amino acid ABC transporter permease: MTRKLLAPGDGLREWWDGRTRVQKWGFGLLAFGVLALLPLFPPPFLNTPNISFGGTMAQFAMVAIIAIGLNVVVGQAGLLDLGYVGFYAVGAYTVALLTSPNSPWNRLGATGWFNEDWAWLACVPLAMAITALTGLILGTPTLRLRGDYLAIVTLGFGEIIRLMADNLADITNGPRGLNEVAYPHVGESERLPEGVFSSGNSSGLANYGTWWFWLGIVLIIAILLLVGNLERSRVGRAWIAIREDEDAAEVMGVNTFKFKLWAFVIGAAIGGLSGALYAGQVQFVAPPTFNIINSMLFLCAVVLGGQGNKLGVVVGAFIIVYLPNRLLGVEFLGINLGDLKYLFFGMALVALMIFRPQGLFPARQQLLTYGRAARDLLRNPEKEAAK, translated from the coding sequence ATGACACGCAAACTGCTGGCCCCCGGTGACGGGCTGCGGGAGTGGTGGGACGGCCGCACCCGCGTGCAGAAGTGGGGCTTCGGACTGCTCGCGTTCGGGGTGCTTGCGCTGCTGCCGCTGTTCCCGCCGCCGTTCCTCAACACTCCGAACATCAGCTTCGGCGGCACCATGGCGCAGTTCGCGATGGTCGCGATCATCGCGATCGGCCTCAACGTCGTGGTCGGGCAGGCGGGCCTGCTCGACCTCGGCTACGTCGGCTTCTACGCCGTCGGCGCTTACACCGTCGCACTGCTGACCAGCCCGAACAGCCCATGGAACAGGCTCGGCGCCACCGGTTGGTTCAACGAGGACTGGGCGTGGCTGGCCTGTGTGCCGCTGGCCATGGCGATCACCGCGCTGACCGGCCTGATCCTGGGCACGCCGACGCTGCGGCTGCGCGGGGACTATCTGGCCATCGTCACGCTGGGATTCGGCGAAATCATCCGGCTGATGGCCGACAACCTCGCCGACATCACCAACGGGCCGCGCGGCCTCAACGAGGTCGCCTATCCCCACGTCGGCGAGAGTGAACGGCTACCCGAAGGCGTGTTCTCCAGCGGGAACTCGTCCGGCCTGGCCAACTACGGCACGTGGTGGTTCTGGCTGGGCATCGTGCTGATCATCGCGATCCTGCTGCTTGTCGGCAACCTCGAACGCAGCCGCGTGGGCCGCGCCTGGATCGCCATCCGGGAGGACGAGGACGCCGCAGAAGTCATGGGCGTCAACACGTTCAAGTTCAAGCTGTGGGCGTTCGTCATCGGCGCCGCGATCGGCGGCCTGTCCGGCGCCCTGTACGCGGGCCAGGTGCAGTTCGTCGCGCCGCCCACGTTCAACATCATCAACTCGATGCTGTTCCTGTGCGCGGTGGTGCTCGGCGGGCAGGGCAACAAACTCGGCGTGGTGGTCGGCGCGTTCATCATCGTCTACCTGCCCAACCGGCTGCTGGGCGTCGAGTTCCTGGGCATCAACCTCGGCGACCTGAAGTACCTGTTCTTCGGGATGGCGTTGGTGGCGTTGATGATCTTCCGGCCGCAGGGGCTGTTCCCGGCGCGCCAGCAGCTGCTGACCTACGGCAGGGCGGCGCGCGACCTACTCCGCAATCCGGAGAAGGAGGCCGCGAAGTGA
- a CDS encoding branched-chain amino acid ABC transporter permease, producing the protein MTHQCVEQYACLAANINFNLDGLRDGFWQLTIDGLSWGAIYALVAVGYTLVYGVLKLINFAHSEVFMFGMFGAYFCLDMILGFTPSGNTYDKGIALTVLYLAIAMLFAMAVSGGTAVGLEAIAYRPLRRRKAERLSFLITAIGMSFVLQEFVHFILPKIIDGYGGSNAQQPIRLVAPETQFTVFGAAVSNITLIIVIAALFLALMTDMAINRTKFGRGIRAVAQDPDTATLMGVSRERIIMTTFLIGGLLAGAAALLYTLKVPQGIIYSGGFLLGIKAFSAAVLGGIGNLRGALLGGLLLGIMENYGQAVFGTQWRDVVAFVLLVLVLFFRPTGILGESLGKARA; encoded by the coding sequence ATGACACACCAGTGCGTCGAGCAGTACGCCTGCTTGGCCGCGAACATCAACTTCAACCTGGACGGCCTGCGGGACGGCTTCTGGCAGTTGACGATCGACGGTCTGTCCTGGGGCGCGATCTACGCGCTGGTCGCGGTGGGGTACACGCTGGTCTACGGCGTGCTCAAGCTGATCAACTTCGCGCACTCCGAAGTGTTCATGTTCGGCATGTTCGGCGCGTATTTCTGCCTCGACATGATTCTGGGCTTCACTCCCAGCGGTAACACCTACGACAAGGGCATCGCGTTGACGGTGCTGTACCTGGCGATCGCGATGCTGTTCGCGATGGCGGTGTCCGGTGGCACGGCCGTGGGGTTGGAGGCGATCGCGTACCGGCCGCTGCGCCGGCGAAAAGCCGAGCGGCTGTCGTTCCTGATCACCGCGATCGGCATGTCGTTCGTGCTGCAGGAGTTCGTGCATTTCATCCTGCCGAAGATCATCGACGGCTACGGCGGCTCCAACGCCCAGCAGCCGATCCGGCTCGTCGCGCCGGAGACGCAGTTCACCGTGTTCGGCGCCGCGGTCTCCAACATCACGCTGATCATCGTCATCGCGGCGCTGTTCTTGGCGCTGATGACGGACATGGCCATCAACCGCACGAAGTTCGGCCGCGGCATTCGCGCGGTGGCCCAGGATCCGGACACCGCCACGCTGATGGGTGTCTCCCGCGAACGCATCATCATGACCACCTTCCTGATCGGTGGCCTGCTCGCCGGCGCGGCGGCGCTGCTGTACACGCTGAAGGTTCCGCAGGGCATCATCTACTCCGGCGGCTTCCTGCTCGGCATCAAGGCGTTCTCGGCCGCGGTGCTCGGCGGCATCGGCAACCTGCGCGGCGCCCTGCTCGGCGGCCTGCTGCTCGGCATCATGGAGAACTACGGGCAGGCGGTGTTCGGCACCCAGTGGCGTGATGTGGTGGCGTTCGTGTTGCTGGTCCTCGTGCTGTTCTTCCGGCCCACCGGGATACTCGGCGAGAGCCTCGGAAAGGCACGAGCATGA
- a CDS encoding ABC transporter ATP-binding protein, giving the protein MTIEELAGVHREINAAEGEILLRTTDLTMKFGGLTALDSVSFDIRRGEILGMIGPNGAGKTTCFNAITGVYRPTSGSVTFDGAPLGKIKRHQITRRGIARTFQNIRLWGEMTALENVMVGTDARHFTSVPGALVRTPRHRREEMSAVERSAALLHFVGIGHRGEEKAKNLPYGDQRRLEIARALATEPKLLCLDEPAAGFNPKEKAALIELIQKIRDDGYTVLLIEHDMRLVMGVTDRIVVLEFGRKIADGLPAEIREDPKVIAAYLGVPDDAVE; this is encoded by the coding sequence GTGACCATCGAGGAACTGGCAGGCGTCCACCGCGAGATCAACGCGGCCGAAGGTGAAATACTGCTGCGCACAACGGATCTCACGATGAAGTTCGGCGGGCTGACGGCGCTGGATTCGGTGTCGTTCGACATCCGCCGCGGCGAGATCCTCGGCATGATCGGACCGAACGGGGCGGGCAAGACGACCTGCTTCAACGCGATCACCGGCGTGTACCGCCCGACGTCGGGCTCCGTCACCTTCGACGGTGCCCCGCTGGGAAAGATCAAGCGGCACCAGATCACCCGTCGCGGCATCGCGCGTACGTTCCAGAACATCCGGTTGTGGGGCGAGATGACCGCGCTGGAGAACGTCATGGTGGGCACCGACGCCCGGCACTTCACGTCGGTGCCCGGCGCGCTGGTGCGGACCCCGCGGCACCGCCGTGAGGAGATGTCGGCCGTCGAGAGATCGGCCGCACTGCTTCACTTCGTCGGGATCGGGCACCGCGGCGAGGAGAAGGCCAAGAACCTGCCGTACGGCGATCAGCGGCGACTCGAGATCGCCCGCGCGCTGGCCACCGAACCCAAGCTGCTGTGCCTCGACGAACCGGCCGCCGGGTTCAACCCGAAGGAGAAGGCCGCGCTCATCGAGTTGATCCAGAAGATCCGCGACGACGGCTACACCGTGCTGCTGATCGAGCACGACATGAGGCTGGTGATGGGAGTGACCGACCGGATCGTGGTGCTGGAGTTCGGTCGCAAGATCGCCGACGGCCTGCCCGCCGAGATCCGCGAGGACCCCAAGGTCATCGCCGCTTACCTGGGAGTGCCTGATGACGCAGTCGAGTGA